Below is a window of Electrophorus electricus isolate fEleEle1 chromosome 1, fEleEle1.pri, whole genome shotgun sequence DNA.
TAGTGTCCACGTTTAGTCCCAGGATAGTACTTTAGAGCAAAACAAgtcaaaagtaaaaaatatttttgcacttaAAGTAGAATATGAAGTACAACTATAGAACTATCAAATCTATAGGACCCTACTGTTTCAAAACAAGCTGAATGTTCATAGGTTGTGCTCCCTCCCCACCAAAATCTTTTATGTACccattatgtatttttgcacactgaatccaaCTGTTTCAGAATTCCTCAATCAccatttgttgttgttctagTATGTCATAGATATTGCACATTGTGTATATGGTATGGTGAAGGAAACAGGAGAGTAAAGCTCCTATGTgggcagactactgctggacgcTGAAGAGAAATGCTCCCAAGGCCAAaccatacattgtacattttagaagtgacttgtacatacatatttaaaatgtaataaacgcATTTGCAGATAAGTAATATAGAATTTATATACAATTCAATTGCTGCCACCTAAACCATGTGAAAATtcaaaaaacagatttgaattcagcataaaaagtaCTATACAAGGTCCATCTATTTCAGTTTGTGAATaaaaaaagttaacattttgTTGTCCAGTGTATTAGCCAGTCATGCACCATTACTGAGATCTCTCTCTGGTGGTTTCCATCATTTTTAGATGATGTCcctttacacccccccccccccccccccccaaaaaaaaaacaacctgttACGAGATGGCAACAGTCAGAGGTGGGAATTCAATcagacaatttttaaaaaaggatttatTGTGAAGACcagcacaaataaaaaattccATTTGGTTTAGCTGTGAGAATCAGAGGTGCACAAGTAAAATCATATTTTGATGCGTGTTGATTGTCCAAAATGGCTTAGACTCCATCACGCCTGCAGAGtcaccatcttcatcatcctcaggGCCATCTGCGCCTGATCAGAAGGGATCTACCATACAGAAAGAAATGGTCAGAAACACCAGCCTCCTGTTGTCCAACCGTCAAATACACACGTCTGTGTAGTCTAGCAAAAACATTGGTCTGACTCAAAAACGTTTGAGATGCAGCTAATGTACATGGTCAAACCTATAATAGTATATAGCATAACTATCAGGATTTTACAGTGAACTCGCATGAATGATTTCAATTGTGGGCTCAGTAGTGAATATTCTATCTTGATGTGCCTcaatttaaaactaaaaatcaGTCAGTTAGAGCCGATTACCATGTGGCCAGCCTTGAGGATCCAGTAGAAGGCAAAGTTTTTGTAGATCTTGAAAAAGGCTCCAGTTTGTTTGGCTGCAGCTGGGTCTTCTAGCGCGGTCCACTTCATCTGGTTGAATGCCTGGAGTCCATCCCATTTCAGCTTCTTAACCCACATCTCCTGACCTGGGAACAGGCATCTTCTCACTAGATCCGCAAAAATGTGTTGCTCCCTAATGCTGTAACTGATTCATGATAGACCCTTGCTACTGGAAGCTATGGTTTCCCATTATAACCTGTTCAAGCAGCCCCATAGTTCACagacaaaataacacaaagaaaaatgtgacATACATAGTCTTACATTCCTAAATATCATCATGTATGGATGATGTGGTTTACCCATAGTGTCCACAATCAGGTCCAGCTGCCCATTGTAAATCGTCACATTGACTCCTGCAGCCAAAAGCTGATCTACGATGTCTATCACAGGCTTCATAAAGTCTCCAGCCATGTTGACAAATACAGCCTCAGCctggcctgacacacacacacacacacacacacttacttctaTAGACAAGTGACAAATGCTGACATTAGCATTCATAATATCTGTGTAGAATTTAAGGACAAGTTATGAATTATGTTATGAGAATTATATGGTCCTTAAGTAAAGAACTGAAATAGatatctaataaaaaaaaattgtagtatctatagatatagaccaatataaatataactgcTTCTGTCCCATCCATAGGGGAACCCACtgttataaatgaataaaacaggaAGTGGGCAGGGCAGATAGACACTGAAGAATGTTTATTTACCTCCCCAAGTAACACTTTTTGGAATGATACCAAGCTTCTTCCTGATTGGCCCGTTCATCAGTTGCGCAAGTGAGTGGCGATGCAAGGGACGAATGTGACGTTTTAGGGAAGCTGTGACCAGAAGAGgacatttttgaaaacatttttccacTCAGAGTAAGTGCAGAAAAtctcatgggggggggggggggaatgcatTGATTTGAAAGCTGTTGTGTCTTACACAGATAGCCATGCTCTCCTACAGTGGACTTTACCAGATCGCTGTCGTCTTGGGTGAGGATGTTGTAGAAATTCACACCATTAGTGTTCTGTAACAGAATAATGATGTGGAATGGGACAAATCTACAAGcagtgcattttaaaatcaaaacaccagcaacaataaaaatcattaatttttaattttcttgcACTGTTGGCTCAATGCAGTGGAACTAAGTTTACAAACATGTGTATGAAATGTGGTTGGTGTGCAGTGCCTGTGGCCTGACCTGCTCCACTACACTCTCTGTGTTGGCCCACCACTTGGTGGCATTCTCATACTGGCCCTTCTCCACCAACTGCTGCACGGTTTTTGCTGCCTGCATTACCTCCTTCAGTCCATAGTCATCCAGCAGGGActggagtcacacacacacacacacacaacttttacatttgtgtacatGCTGATGGCTAATAATAGTTCACAGTTGAAATGTTTCAAGAGAACTTTGGGCAGCAAGTTGGGTCATTTCCCCAACTCTCATAGTTGCAGTAAGAGAGCACCATCTAGTGGATAGTGCATATTCCAGTGCCGATTCACAGTCATGTGGTGTGCTACTCACAGTACTGTAGAGATAAGGTCCCCAGGTCAGCACAGAGTCTGCAGGAGAAAGAAataatggagaaaaaaacaaaacaaatgttgaaCCAAGACAGCATATGGATGGCTTCATACAGCAACAATATGAGTGTTTCTTTAGAGGACCTCGACTGTAGAGCTACTCATCTCGCTATTCTGCTTGGTTCGAACAAGgaacattttattcattcattttatttttaaaacacacctACCTAAAGGAGAGATCCAGGAATCCCCCAGTGCTACACCGGCAAAGTTACACTTGATGGAACCTTTCTGAATAGCCTACGGAGCGAAGGTCATCCCCGATAGAAAGATTTAAATCAGAAAAAGCAATGAAAGtccaaaatgacaacaaaaggTTTGGAGGGCTTTTGAggacgtgcacgcacacgtggTGTTCCTCTCTAAGTCACATCAGCCCTGTGCATGACTATGAATGTACATGGAGTATTGATTCATCAACATCTCTACCTTGATGAGCTCCGCTGAAATGGCAGCAGCCATTTTCCCTCCGTAAGACTCCGAAAATATGTAGAAAGGAATGCCCTACACGGAAGGAAGAAAGCAGCCCTGGTGGCACGTTACTCCCTACTAAACAGGGATCGTGTAAAGGGAGAGGCAGATGTCAGAAATGTATTGGTCATTTCTGTTCATGTCATCATGCTGTCCAGTGtggaccagaggaggatgggttccccttCAGTCTTGCTTCCTCTTCACCACTGTCGCTTGGTCTCTGAGGGCTTGGACCCGGACACtcgtaaagctgctttgtaaatAATTAACGTTTGATTGACTCAACGCACCTGAAACTCAGACTTTTCTGAAAAGAACTGCCGGAGGAGGACCATCA
It encodes the following:
- the scpep1 gene encoding retinoid-inducible serine carboxypeptidase; protein product: MAWWRSCCLGVAVLFVLGFNRGCPLPVQAKESWGYVDVREGAHMFWWLYTANNSSFENLPLIMWLQGGPGGSSCGFGNFEEIGPLDTDLKPRETSWVRAASVLFVDNPVGTGYSYTDSPDALTKDVAMVAADMMVLLRQFFSEKSEFQGIPFYIFSESYGGKMAAAISAELIKAIQKGSIKCNFAGVALGDSWISPLDSVLTWGPYLYSTSLLDDYGLKEVMQAAKTVQQLVEKGQYENATKWWANTESVVEQNTNGVNFYNILTQDDSDLVKSTVGEHGYLSSLKRHIRPLHRHSLAQLMNGPIRKKLGIIPKSVTWGGQAEAVFVNMAGDFMKPVIDIVDQLLAAGVNVTIYNGQLDLIVDTMGQEMWVKKLKWDGLQAFNQMKWTALEDPAAAKQTGAFFKIYKNFAFYWILKAGHMIPSDQAQMALRMMKMVTLQA